The following are from one region of the Kwoniella dendrophila CBS 6074 chromosome 6, complete sequence genome:
- a CDS encoding 3-isopropylmalate dehydrogenase, which yields MSDRTFKIAVLPGDGIGPEVVDQALKVLATISELSNLSLDLKKYDFGGAGIDNHGVPLPDVTLNACKEADAVLMGSVGGPKWGVGPVRPEQGILKLRKELGLYANIRPASFASDNLLKKSPLKEEVAKGTDIIVLRELIGGIYFGERQETDENGTAWDQCIYSVPEVERITRVAAQIALAADPPLPITSIDKANVLATSRLWRKTVTDLMKKEYPQLKLEHQLVDSAAMIMIANPRKLNGVLLTENMFGDILSDESSVIPGSLGLLPSASLAGAPDANSTTMGLYEPIHGSAPDIAGQGIANPIGTILSAAMMLRYSLGKGKEAELIEKAVKRVLDSKDVGGDDFMTKDLGGDAKTEQVGDKVVEALKELLKQ from the exons ATGTCAGACAGAAC TTTCAAAATCGCTGTTCTTCCAGGTGACGGTATTG GTCCCGAAGTTGTAGACCAAGCCCTCAAAGTTCTTGCAACTATCTCAGAATTATCGAACCTTTCTCTTGATCTCAAAAAATACGATTTCGGTGGTGCTGGTATCGATAACCACGGTGTACCGTTGCCAGATGTTACCCTCAATGCTtgtaaagaagctgatgctgtTTTAATGG GTTCCGTTGGTGGACCAAAATGGGGTGTAGGCCCAGTCAGACCAGAACAAGGTATTTTGAAACTCAGAAAAGAATTAGGTCTTTATGCCAATATCAGACCAGCTTCATTCGCTTCCGACAATTTATTAAAGAAAAGTCCTTTAAAGGAAGAAGTTGCTAAAGGTACTGATATAATTGTTTTAAGAGAATTGATCGGTGGTATTT ACTTTGGTGAAAGACAAGAaacagatgaaaatggaacCGCATGGGATCAATGTATTTACTCTGTAccagaagttgaaagaattacaagagTTGCAGCACAAattgctttagctgctgatccacctttaccaattacatcaattgataaagctaaCGTTTTGGCTACATCAAGATTATGGAGAAAAACTGTAACAGAtttaatgaaaaaagaatatCCACAATTGAAATTAGAACATCAATTAGTTGATTCAGCTGCTATGATTATGATTGCAAACCCAAGAAAGTTAAATGGTGTTTTGTTGACTGAAAACATGTTTGGTGATAT CCTTTCTGACGAATCATCCGTCATTCCCGGTTCCCTTGGTCTCCTTCCTTCCGCTTCTCTTGCTGGTGCTCCAGATGCTAACTCGACCACTATGGGTTTATACGAACC AATCCACGGTTCAGCACCAGACATTGCAGGACAAGGTATCGCCAACCCAATCGGTACAATTTTATCTGCAGCTATGATGCTTAGATattcattaggtaaaggtaaagaagcagaaTTAATTGAGAAAGCAGTTAAAAGAGTATTAGATTCAAAagatgttggtggtgatgatttCATGACaaaagatttaggtggtgatgcTAAAACTGAACAAgttggtgataaagttgttgaagctttaaaagaaCTTTTGAAACAATAA
- a CDS encoding pre-mRNA-splicing factor RSE1 — MHLLNLTLQSPSNITSACVGSFSGTKGQEILAIRGGTKLEILKLNTSTGQLDTICSTEAFGTVRNVMGFRLAGMTKDYILASSDSGRLSILEFVVAPTPHFESLYQEVYGKSGSRRVVPGQYLAVDPKGRSCLVGASKLVYVLNRNSEGKLFPSSPLEAHRNHNLVTHIVGVDQGYDNPLYAALEMDYSESDEDPTGEAYENVQKYLTFYELDLGLNHVVRKWSEPTDRRANLLVQVPGGQNANSDRFDGPSGVLVCTEDHIIWKHMDVEAHRIPIPRRRNPLAQRGEKSRGLIIVSAVMHKIKGAFFFLLQSEEGDLYKVWIEHEGEDVKALKIKYFDTVPVANSLCILKSGYLFVASEFSDQNLYQFQALGDDDGEQEWSSTDYPDNGNVEGPLPYAFFNPRPLQNLLQVDTLSSLDPITDASVVNLLGPGSDTPQIYAACGRGPRSTFRTLKHGLDVSVLVSSPLPGVPTNVWTLKLTDEDEYDSYIVLSFPNGTLVLSIGATIEEVNDTGFLSSGPTLAVQQLGDSGLLQVHPYGLRHIRAADRVDEWPAPPGQTIVAATTNKRQVVIALSTAELVYFELDPEGSLSEYQDKKALPGNATCLSIAEVPEGRRRTPFLAVGCDNQTVSVISLEPDSTLTTLSLQALTAPPTSICLAEIFDTSIDKNRATMFLNIGLANGVLLRTVVDPVDGSLSDTRLRFLGAKPPKLVRSTIHGQPSVMAFSSRTWLLYTYQDMLQTQPLIYDTLEYAHNLSAAMCPDGLIGISGNTLRIFTIPKLGEKLKQDVLPLSYTPRKFVSHPYNTVFYVIESDHRTYAPSTIIRIVNEKEASGSRIDKSILSLPPNEFGRPRAGPGHWASLLRVVDPLTNESLATFDLDEDEAAFSIAIAYFERGGGEPFLVVGTGTKTTLVPKGCQEGWLRVYAIKEQGRVLEFMHKTKTDDVPLCLAAFQGFLLAGIGNSLRLYEMGKKALLRKCENNGFPTGVATINVTGARIIVGDMQESTFYCVYRSIPTRQLLIFADDTQPRWLTCVTEVDYETIVCGDKFGNIFLNRLDSRVSENVDDDPTGATILHEKSFLMGAAHKTELLAHFNVGSIITSISKIPLVAGGRDVLVYTTISGSIGALIPFVSMDDVEFMTTLEMHMRSQNVSLVGRDHLAYRGYYVPVKSVIDGDLCENFNLLPYSKQQAIAADLDERSVGDVLKKLEQMRTSSAF, encoded by the exons ATGCATTTACTCAATTTAACACTTCAATCACCATCGAATATAACTTCAGCTTGTGTTGGATCTTTTTCAGGTACAAAAGGTCAAGAAATATTAGCTATTAGAGGTGGAACGAAATTAGAAatactgaagctgaataCTTCCACTGGACAAT TGGATACGATATGCTCGACAGAG GCATTTGGAACAGTAAGAAATGTGATGGGGTTCAGATTAGCGGGGATGACAAAAG ATTACATACTGGCGtcatcagattcaggtagATTATCAATACTTGAATTTGTAGTTGCACCTACGCCTCATTTTGAAAGTTTATATCAGGAGGTATATGGCAAATCCGGTAGTCG ACGTGTTGTACCAGGACAATATTTAGCTGTAGATCCAAAAGGACGAAGTTGTTTGGTAGGAGC GTCAAAACTTGTATATGTATTAAATAGAAATTCGGAGGGAAAATTATTcccatcttcaccattagaAGCACATAGAAATCACAATTTAGTAACCCATATCGTTGGTGTAGATCAG GGTTATGATAATCCTCTTTATGCTGCTTTAGAGATGGATTATTCGGAgagtgatgaagatccaaCAGGCGAAGCATATGAGAATGTGCAAAAG TATTTGACATTTTACGAACTTGATTTGGGTCTCAATCACGTAGTGAGAAAGTGGAGTGAGCCAACGGATAGAAGGGCGAATTTGCTTGTACAAG TACCTGGTGGGCAAAATGCCAATTCCGATCGATTTGATGGACCTTCTGGTGTTTTAGTATGTACGGAAGATCATATAATATGGAAACATATGGATGTGGAAGCACATCGGATACCTAtacctagaagaagaaatcctTTAGCACAAAGAGGAGAGAAAAGCAGAGGATTGATCATTGTTTCAGCTGTAATGCATAAAATCAAG GgtgctttcttcttcttgctgcAATCTGAAGAAGGGGACTTGTATAAAGTCTGGATAGAAcatgaaggagaagatgtaAAAGCCTTGAAAATCAAGTATTTCGACACTGTACCTGTGGCCAATAGTTTGTGTATCTTGAAGAGTGGTTATCTATTTGTCGCAAGTGAATTCAGTGACCA GAATCTGTACCAATTCCAAGcattaggtgatgatgatggagaacAAGAATGGTCCTCGACAGATTACCCAGATAATGGAAATGTAGAAGGACCTTTACCATATGCTTTCTTCAACCCTAGACCCcttcaaaatcttcttcaagtggaTACCCTCTCTTCTTTAGATCCTATAACCGATGCTTCAGTTGTTAACCTTCTTGGGCCAGGTTCAGATACACCTCAGATCTATGCTGCTTGTGGAAGAGGTCCAAGAAGTACGTTTAGAACTCTCAAACATGGTTTAGACGTATCAGTATTGGTCAGCTCCCCTTTACCTGGTGTCCCGACTAATGTGTGGACACTGAAATTGACTGATGAAG ATGAATACGATTCTTACATCGTGCTTTCCTTCCCTAACGGTACTCTTGTATTGTCTATCGGTGCTACCATAGAAGAAGTCAATGATACCGGTTTCCTTTCTTCCGGTCCAACACTCGCAGTACAGCAGCTAGGAGATTCAGGTTTACTTCAAGTACATCCGTATGGTTTGAGACATATCAGAGCTGCCGATCGAGTGGATGAATGGCCTGCTCCTCCAGGACAAACTATCGTAGCTGCTACCACAAACAAGCGACAGGTGGTTATAGCACTTAGTACAGCTGAATTAGTATATTTCGAACTCGATCCAGAAGGTTCATTAAGTGAATACCAAGATAAGAAAGCATTGCCCGGTAATGCTACTTGTTTAAGTATTGCCGAAGTACcagaaggtagaagaagaacacCATTCTTA GCTGTCGGTTGTGATAACCAAACTGTTTCCGTTATTTCTCTTGAACCCGATAGTACCCTTACCACCCTCTCCCTTCAG GCCCTGACTGCTCCGCCCACTTCCATCTGTCTTGCTGAAATATTCGATACATCAATTGACAAGAACCGAGCGACTATGTTTTTGAATATCGGTTTAGCCAATGGTGTCTTGCTAAGAACAGTAGTAGATCCCGTGGATGGTTCATTATCCGATACTAGATTACGATTTTTAGGTGCCaaaccacctaaattagTCAGATCAACTATACATGGTCAACCTTCAGTGATGGCTTTCTCAAGTAGGACATGGCTATTATACACTTATCAAGATATGTTACAAACTCAACCATTGATTTATGACACACTTGAATATGCCCACAATTTATCAGCTGCTATGTGTCCTGATGGTTTAATTGGTATCTCAGGAAATACATTAAG AATATTCactatacctaaattaggtgaaaaacTCAAACAAGATGTCCTACCACTTTCATATACTCCACGTAAATTCGTTAGTCATCCATATAATACAGTATTCTATGTGATTGAATCAGATCATCGTACATACGCTCCATCAACAATAATTAGAATCGTAAACGAAAAAGAAGCAAGTGGAAGTAGGATCGATAAATCTATACTTTCACTACCACCAAATGAATTTGGTAGACCTAGAGCTGGACCTGGTCATTGGGCTTCATTACTAAGAGTCGTTGATCCTTTAACC AATGAATCGCTAGCAACCTTTGATctggatgaggatgaggcTGCATTCTCGATAGCTATAGCGTACTTTGAAcgaggtggaggtgaacCTTTCCTTGTTGTCGGTACTGGTACCAAAACAACCCTTGTTCCCAAGGGATGTCAAGAAGGCTGGTTACGAGTATATGCTATAAAAGAGCAAGGTAGAGTATTGGAATTCATGcataaa ACAAAAACAGATGATGTACCACTATGTCTAGCTGCTTTCCAAGGTTTCTTACTTGCCGGTATCGGTAATTCATTGAGGTTGTATGAAATGGGTAAAAAGGCTTTGTTGCGAAAATGCGAAAACAAC GGTTTCCCTACTGGTGTAGCAACAATAAATGTGACTGGAGCAAGAATTATAGTAGGAGACATGCAAGAATCGACATTCTACTGTGTATACCGATCTATACCTACAAGACAATTATTAatatttgctgatgataCACAACCAAGATGGTTGACATGTGTTACAGAAGTAGATTATGAAACTATAGTTTGTGGTGATAAATTTGGAAATATTTTCTTAAATAGGTTAGATTCAAGAGTATCAGAAAATGTCGATGATGATCCAACTGGTGCGACAATTCTACATGAAAAATCCTTCTTGATGGGTGCAGCCCATAAAACTGAATTATTAGCTCATTTCAACGTTGGTTCAATTATTACATCAATTTCGAAAATACCTCTAGTGGCTGGTGGTAGAGATGTTTTAGTATATACTACTATATCAGGTTCAATTGGTGCTTTGATACCATTTGTCTCtatggatgatgttgaatttaTGACTACTTTAGAAATG CATATGAGATCACAAAATGTATCTTTAGTTGGACGTGATCATTTAGCTTATAGAGGTTATTATGTACCTGTTAAAAGTGTCattgatggtgatttatgtgaaaatttcaatttgttaCCTTATAGTAAACAACAAGCTATTGCagctgatttagatgaaagatCTGTTGGTGATGTTTTAAAGAAATTGGAACAAATGAGAACAAGTAGTGCATTCTAG